The Gammaproteobacteria bacterium DNA window CTAAGCCTGCTGATCCACCTCCTAGTACTACAGTGTTGTATTCGAAAGAATGAGGTCTTTTGAATTTTTTATACACACGTCTACTTTTTAATATAGACATAATGCCTTTAGTAATGAATGGTAAAATAGCAAGCAATATCAAAGCGAAAATCAGTGATGGAGAAGCAATATCGCTTGGCGAAGAAATTTTAGCTATCTGTGTGCCCGCATTTACATATACTAAAGTAGCTGGGAACATGCCTAGTTGACTTACCCAATAGAAGGTAAATGCACGGATAGGTGTTAGCGCCATTGCCAAGTTAACCAAAAAGAATGGAAATGCAGGAACTAGGCGTAAGAACAAAAGATAAAAAGCACCATCTTTTTCAACTTTTCGATTTATAAGCTCTAGTCGGTCAGAAAATTTATTTTGTATAAAGTCATGTAAAAAATAGCGTGCAACTAGATACGCGAGCAGTGCGCCAATGGTTGATGCAAATGAAACTAATATGGTGCCTTGAGTTAAGCCAAACAGTGCACCACCAGCTAGGGTGAATATAAAAGCTCCAGGCACAGAAACACCTGTTGCAATAACATATATTGAAAAGAATATAGCCGCTGCAGTGAAAGGCTTGTTGTTTACTAGCAACTGCAATTCGGACTGGCGTTCTTTTAATTCATTGAACGTCAGGTAGTTGCCGGCATCAAAATAAGTAACGCTAAAAATAATCGAGGCAGCGATCACTAAAAATATTATAATTCTTTTCACGATAAGCTATAAGTTATATTTACCTGATAATAGACCTGTCTATAGTGGTTAAGCTTACAGCAAGTGTTTGTAATATGGGCAATTATTGATGTAACAACGTCAAATATAAAAGATACAGTATAAAGAAGGGAAGCTATGCTATGCGTTTAGTCAGTTGTGAGTATGAAAACAAGATCTGGTTAGGGGTTGAACAAGGAGAGCGAATATTTCTTCCGAATAAACACCCTAAATGGAACTCTGCTATTGATTCTATGCTTTTGCTATTAGATGCGGGTGGTTCTGCATGGGCTGAACTGGCAACGATCAGCCAAGATCCAGACGATGTTTACTACCTGTCATCTGATCAAGTAACGCTATGCTCGCCTATCCCAAGACCGAGACAAAATGTTATATGTCTTGGATTGAACTATGTAGATCATGTGTCAGAAACTGCGGGAGCAAAACAAGAAGAAGTGAAACTACCTAGGTCGCCAATTGTATTTACTAAGGCTGCTAATAGTATGAATGGACCATATAGTGATATTGAAATTAATACAAATGTATCTGCGAAAATGGATTGGGAAGCAGAGTTAGGTGTGATCATAGGTAAGTCAGGATTTGGTATAAAAGAACAAGATGCAATGAAACATGTATTTGGCTATACCGTCATTAATGATGTCACTGCTCGCGATAGACAAAAATGGCATAAGCAGTTTTATATTGGTAAAAGTTACCGTGGTTGCTGTCCAATGGGACCTGCTATTGTTACTTCCGATGAAATTCAAGACCCCCACGATTTACAGTTGCGTAGCTGGGTAAATGGAGAATTAAAGCAAGATTCGAATACCAAACATCAAATTTTCTCAATTGCCAATGTTATTTCGGTATTATCACAGGGAATGGAGTTAGAAGCTGGGGATATTATCGCAACAGGCACCCCGAGTGGAGTTGGTTACGCGCGTACTCCTCCAGAGTTTCTAATGCCTGGTGATGTCGTTGAGTGCGAAGTAGCAAAAATTGGTAAAATTTCCAATAGAATTACAGAGAGTAAATAACCGTTAAGTCATTCTGGTGGTTTATAACAGCAATAAAATTTGTGTATAAGCTAGATTTA harbors:
- a CDS encoding fumarylacetoacetate hydrolase family protein — translated: MRLVSCEYENKIWLGVEQGERIFLPNKHPKWNSAIDSMLLLLDAGGSAWAELATISQDPDDVYYLSSDQVTLCSPIPRPRQNVICLGLNYVDHVSETAGAKQEEVKLPRSPIVFTKAANSMNGPYSDIEINTNVSAKMDWEAELGVIIGKSGFGIKEQDAMKHVFGYTVINDVTARDRQKWHKQFYIGKSYRGCCPMGPAIVTSDEIQDPHDLQLRSWVNGELKQDSNTKHQIFSIANVISVLSQGMELEAGDIIATGTPSGVGYARTPPEFLMPGDVVECEVAKIGKISNRITESK